Proteins co-encoded in one Anolis carolinensis isolate JA03-04 unplaced genomic scaffold, rAnoCar3.1.pri scaffold_9, whole genome shotgun sequence genomic window:
- the LOC134293636 gene encoding tigger transposable element-derived protein 1-like isoform X1: MLPVSRDSPGSGRKAEEEAGQGGGGRGRQAGRPGRDSEAHYPLPGPTGSRVQTPPPPKMEDRFQTMTEQLLDRKRRCSEAINPNRRKRSRKVLTLSEKVKVLDLIRKEKKSCAEVAKMYSKNESSIREIMRKEKEIRASVAVLPQTAKVTSTLRDKYLVKTEKALNLWIEDMNREGIPIDGNVLRQKALSIYKDFSGDSPERSDSKPFTASKGWLHRFRNRFGLRNSKITADAASFNEEEATAFLAELKKLIQEKGYHPKQVFNCNETGLFWKKMPNRTYIHQSLKEALGNKTWNDKLTLVLCGNTAGHMIKPGVVYRVKNPRTLKNKHYLPVFWQHNKKACITDLLFIEWFHQCFIPEVKKYLQEEGLDFKVLLIIDNSPGHPESIRFEDEDVKVVFLPPNTSALLQPLEQGIIQFVKATYTRLVFDCILSAIDADPNVDIIQCWRSFSIDDAITFIKAAMGELKPETVNACWKNLWSGVVNDCKDFPEIDGDVRKIIITAKQFEGEGFAGGLDEGSTEHAESHQAALMDEKLRELGQSFTAMKEEEEESDGESPRWTMQRFAEVFQIAQTLTDKIMEYDPCLERSTKVLRLITKGLQPLQHHFDELKRKRERLRIPASFQKVLANEPSAVEDPQPLTSSASDIQPLATP, encoded by the exons ATGTTGCCCGTCTCGCGAGACTCTCCGGGAAGTGGGCGAAAGGCCGAGGAGGAGGCGGGCCAGGGCGGCGGAGGCAGAGGCAGGCAGGCGGGCCGGCCCGGGCGGGACTCGGAGGCCCATTATCCGCTGCCGGGGCCGACGGGAAGCCGG GTGCAGACGCCGCCGCCACCGAAAATGGAGGACCGGTTCCAAACCATGACGGAGCAGCTCCTTGACCGCAA GCGCCGGTGTAGCGAAGCAATCAACCCGAACCGGCGGAAAAGGAGCCGCAAAGTGCTGACTTTAAGCGAGAAGGTCAAAGTCCTCGACTTGATCAGGAAGGAAAAGAAGTCATGCGCGGAGGTGGCCAAGATGTACAGCAAGAACGAGTCCTCTATCCGTGAAATCATgcggaaggagaaggagatccGGGCGAGCGTGGCCGTCCTGCCTCAGACCGCTAAAGTCACCTCCACGCTGCGCGACAAGTACTTAGTCAAGACGGAGAAGGCACTCAATTTATGGATCGAAGACATGAACCGGGAAGGGATTCCCATCGACGGCAACGTGTTGCGCCAGAAAGCACTTAGCATCTACAAAGACTTCAGCGGGGACTCCCCCGAAAGGAGCGACAGCAAGCCCTTCACGGCGAGCAAGGGATGGCTGCACAGATTCAGGAATCGGTTTGGGCTGAGAAATAGCAAAATTACGGCCGACGCCGCATCGTTCAACGAAGAAGAAGCCACTGCGTTCCTGGCGGAGTTGAAGAAGCTGATCCAGGAGAAAGGATACCACCCGAAGCAAGTCTTCAATTGCAACGAAACGGGGCTCTTCTGGAAGAAGATGCCCAACCGAACCTATATCCACCAGAGCTTAAAGGAGGCGCTGGGGAACAAGACGTGGAACGACAAACTCACCCTGGTGCTTTGCGGGAACACCGCGGGGCATATGATCAAGCCTGGCGTGGTCTACAGGGTAAAGAACCCCCGCACGCTCAAAAACAAACATTACCTGCCCGTGTTTTGGCAACACAACAAGAAGGCGTGCATCACGGACCTCTTGTTCATCGAGTGGTTCCACCAGTGCTTCATCCCAGAGGTGAAGAAGTACCTGCAAGAGGAAGGGTTGGACTTCAAAGTCCTGCTCATTATAGACAATTCCCCCGGCCACCCCGAATCCATCCGCTTTGAGGACGAAGACGTCAAGGTGGTCTTCCTGCCTCCGAACACGAGCGCCTTGCTTCAGCCCCTGGAGCAGGGCATCATTCAGTTCGTCAAGGCCACGTACACCCGCCTGGTGTTCGACTGCATCCTGTCCGCCATCGACGCCGACCCAAACGTGGACATCATCCAGTGTTGGAGATCCTTCAGCATCGACGATGCCATCACGTTCATCAAGGCGGCCATGGGGGAGCTGAAACCGGAGACCGTCAACGCCTGTTGGAAGAACTTGTGGAGCGGAGTCGTGAACGATTGCAAAGACTTCCCGGAGATCGACGGGGACGTCCGGAAAATCATCATCACAGCAAAACAGTTCGAGGGAGAAGGGTTTGCCGGCGGCCTCGATGAAGGCTCGACAGAACATGCCGAGTCCCATCAAGCAGCATTGATGGATGAGAAGTTGAGAGAACTCGGTCAGTCGTTCACGGcgatgaaggaggaagaggaggaatccGACGGAGAGTCGCCCAGGTGGACAATGCAGAGATTTGCCGAAGTGTTTCAGATCGCGCAGACGCTGACGGACAAAATTATGGAGTACGACCCGTGCCTGGAGCGCAGCACCAAAGTCCTCCGCTTGATCACGAAAGGGTTGCAGCCTCTGCAGCATCACTTCGACGAgctgaaaaggaaaagagaacGGCTTCGTATTCCAGCGTCCTTCCAAAAGGTTTTGGCCAACGAACCTTCAGCCGTCGAGGATCCCCAGCCGTTGACATCATCTGCGTCGGACATCCAACCGCTGGCAACACCGTGA
- the LOC134293636 gene encoding tigger transposable element-derived protein 1-like isoform X2 → MSSLDGKASEVALLFTSDLPKFPTVQTPPPPKMEDRFQTMTEQLLDRKRRCSEAINPNRRKRSRKVLTLSEKVKVLDLIRKEKKSCAEVAKMYSKNESSIREIMRKEKEIRASVAVLPQTAKVTSTLRDKYLVKTEKALNLWIEDMNREGIPIDGNVLRQKALSIYKDFSGDSPERSDSKPFTASKGWLHRFRNRFGLRNSKITADAASFNEEEATAFLAELKKLIQEKGYHPKQVFNCNETGLFWKKMPNRTYIHQSLKEALGNKTWNDKLTLVLCGNTAGHMIKPGVVYRVKNPRTLKNKHYLPVFWQHNKKACITDLLFIEWFHQCFIPEVKKYLQEEGLDFKVLLIIDNSPGHPESIRFEDEDVKVVFLPPNTSALLQPLEQGIIQFVKATYTRLVFDCILSAIDADPNVDIIQCWRSFSIDDAITFIKAAMGELKPETVNACWKNLWSGVVNDCKDFPEIDGDVRKIIITAKQFEGEGFAGGLDEGSTEHAESHQAALMDEKLRELGQSFTAMKEEEEESDGESPRWTMQRFAEVFQIAQTLTDKIMEYDPCLERSTKVLRLITKGLQPLQHHFDELKRKRERLRIPASFQKVLANEPSAVEDPQPLTSSASDIQPLATP, encoded by the exons atgtcctcCCTGGATGGTAAGGCCTCAGAAGTTGCCCTTCTTTTTACTTCAGACTTACCCAAATTTCCCACG GTGCAGACGCCGCCGCCACCGAAAATGGAGGACCGGTTCCAAACCATGACGGAGCAGCTCCTTGACCGCAA GCGCCGGTGTAGCGAAGCAATCAACCCGAACCGGCGGAAAAGGAGCCGCAAAGTGCTGACTTTAAGCGAGAAGGTCAAAGTCCTCGACTTGATCAGGAAGGAAAAGAAGTCATGCGCGGAGGTGGCCAAGATGTACAGCAAGAACGAGTCCTCTATCCGTGAAATCATgcggaaggagaaggagatccGGGCGAGCGTGGCCGTCCTGCCTCAGACCGCTAAAGTCACCTCCACGCTGCGCGACAAGTACTTAGTCAAGACGGAGAAGGCACTCAATTTATGGATCGAAGACATGAACCGGGAAGGGATTCCCATCGACGGCAACGTGTTGCGCCAGAAAGCACTTAGCATCTACAAAGACTTCAGCGGGGACTCCCCCGAAAGGAGCGACAGCAAGCCCTTCACGGCGAGCAAGGGATGGCTGCACAGATTCAGGAATCGGTTTGGGCTGAGAAATAGCAAAATTACGGCCGACGCCGCATCGTTCAACGAAGAAGAAGCCACTGCGTTCCTGGCGGAGTTGAAGAAGCTGATCCAGGAGAAAGGATACCACCCGAAGCAAGTCTTCAATTGCAACGAAACGGGGCTCTTCTGGAAGAAGATGCCCAACCGAACCTATATCCACCAGAGCTTAAAGGAGGCGCTGGGGAACAAGACGTGGAACGACAAACTCACCCTGGTGCTTTGCGGGAACACCGCGGGGCATATGATCAAGCCTGGCGTGGTCTACAGGGTAAAGAACCCCCGCACGCTCAAAAACAAACATTACCTGCCCGTGTTTTGGCAACACAACAAGAAGGCGTGCATCACGGACCTCTTGTTCATCGAGTGGTTCCACCAGTGCTTCATCCCAGAGGTGAAGAAGTACCTGCAAGAGGAAGGGTTGGACTTCAAAGTCCTGCTCATTATAGACAATTCCCCCGGCCACCCCGAATCCATCCGCTTTGAGGACGAAGACGTCAAGGTGGTCTTCCTGCCTCCGAACACGAGCGCCTTGCTTCAGCCCCTGGAGCAGGGCATCATTCAGTTCGTCAAGGCCACGTACACCCGCCTGGTGTTCGACTGCATCCTGTCCGCCATCGACGCCGACCCAAACGTGGACATCATCCAGTGTTGGAGATCCTTCAGCATCGACGATGCCATCACGTTCATCAAGGCGGCCATGGGGGAGCTGAAACCGGAGACCGTCAACGCCTGTTGGAAGAACTTGTGGAGCGGAGTCGTGAACGATTGCAAAGACTTCCCGGAGATCGACGGGGACGTCCGGAAAATCATCATCACAGCAAAACAGTTCGAGGGAGAAGGGTTTGCCGGCGGCCTCGATGAAGGCTCGACAGAACATGCCGAGTCCCATCAAGCAGCATTGATGGATGAGAAGTTGAGAGAACTCGGTCAGTCGTTCACGGcgatgaaggaggaagaggaggaatccGACGGAGAGTCGCCCAGGTGGACAATGCAGAGATTTGCCGAAGTGTTTCAGATCGCGCAGACGCTGACGGACAAAATTATGGAGTACGACCCGTGCCTGGAGCGCAGCACCAAAGTCCTCCGCTTGATCACGAAAGGGTTGCAGCCTCTGCAGCATCACTTCGACGAgctgaaaaggaaaagagaacGGCTTCGTATTCCAGCGTCCTTCCAAAAGGTTTTGGCCAACGAACCTTCAGCCGTCGAGGATCCCCAGCCGTTGACATCATCTGCGTCGGACATCCAACCGCTGGCAACACCGTGA
- the LOC134293636 gene encoding tigger transposable element-derived protein 1-like isoform X3 produces the protein METGAGTGSLWRGPKKAWLLGRVQTPPPPKMEDRFQTMTEQLLDRKRRCSEAINPNRRKRSRKVLTLSEKVKVLDLIRKEKKSCAEVAKMYSKNESSIREIMRKEKEIRASVAVLPQTAKVTSTLRDKYLVKTEKALNLWIEDMNREGIPIDGNVLRQKALSIYKDFSGDSPERSDSKPFTASKGWLHRFRNRFGLRNSKITADAASFNEEEATAFLAELKKLIQEKGYHPKQVFNCNETGLFWKKMPNRTYIHQSLKEALGNKTWNDKLTLVLCGNTAGHMIKPGVVYRVKNPRTLKNKHYLPVFWQHNKKACITDLLFIEWFHQCFIPEVKKYLQEEGLDFKVLLIIDNSPGHPESIRFEDEDVKVVFLPPNTSALLQPLEQGIIQFVKATYTRLVFDCILSAIDADPNVDIIQCWRSFSIDDAITFIKAAMGELKPETVNACWKNLWSGVVNDCKDFPEIDGDVRKIIITAKQFEGEGFAGGLDEGSTEHAESHQAALMDEKLRELGQSFTAMKEEEEESDGESPRWTMQRFAEVFQIAQTLTDKIMEYDPCLERSTKVLRLITKGLQPLQHHFDELKRKRERLRIPASFQKVLANEPSAVEDPQPLTSSASDIQPLATP, from the exons ATGGAGACGGGGGCGGGGACAGGCTCTCTGTGGCGAGGCCCAAAGAAGGCCTGGTTGCTAGGAAGG GTGCAGACGCCGCCGCCACCGAAAATGGAGGACCGGTTCCAAACCATGACGGAGCAGCTCCTTGACCGCAA GCGCCGGTGTAGCGAAGCAATCAACCCGAACCGGCGGAAAAGGAGCCGCAAAGTGCTGACTTTAAGCGAGAAGGTCAAAGTCCTCGACTTGATCAGGAAGGAAAAGAAGTCATGCGCGGAGGTGGCCAAGATGTACAGCAAGAACGAGTCCTCTATCCGTGAAATCATgcggaaggagaaggagatccGGGCGAGCGTGGCCGTCCTGCCTCAGACCGCTAAAGTCACCTCCACGCTGCGCGACAAGTACTTAGTCAAGACGGAGAAGGCACTCAATTTATGGATCGAAGACATGAACCGGGAAGGGATTCCCATCGACGGCAACGTGTTGCGCCAGAAAGCACTTAGCATCTACAAAGACTTCAGCGGGGACTCCCCCGAAAGGAGCGACAGCAAGCCCTTCACGGCGAGCAAGGGATGGCTGCACAGATTCAGGAATCGGTTTGGGCTGAGAAATAGCAAAATTACGGCCGACGCCGCATCGTTCAACGAAGAAGAAGCCACTGCGTTCCTGGCGGAGTTGAAGAAGCTGATCCAGGAGAAAGGATACCACCCGAAGCAAGTCTTCAATTGCAACGAAACGGGGCTCTTCTGGAAGAAGATGCCCAACCGAACCTATATCCACCAGAGCTTAAAGGAGGCGCTGGGGAACAAGACGTGGAACGACAAACTCACCCTGGTGCTTTGCGGGAACACCGCGGGGCATATGATCAAGCCTGGCGTGGTCTACAGGGTAAAGAACCCCCGCACGCTCAAAAACAAACATTACCTGCCCGTGTTTTGGCAACACAACAAGAAGGCGTGCATCACGGACCTCTTGTTCATCGAGTGGTTCCACCAGTGCTTCATCCCAGAGGTGAAGAAGTACCTGCAAGAGGAAGGGTTGGACTTCAAAGTCCTGCTCATTATAGACAATTCCCCCGGCCACCCCGAATCCATCCGCTTTGAGGACGAAGACGTCAAGGTGGTCTTCCTGCCTCCGAACACGAGCGCCTTGCTTCAGCCCCTGGAGCAGGGCATCATTCAGTTCGTCAAGGCCACGTACACCCGCCTGGTGTTCGACTGCATCCTGTCCGCCATCGACGCCGACCCAAACGTGGACATCATCCAGTGTTGGAGATCCTTCAGCATCGACGATGCCATCACGTTCATCAAGGCGGCCATGGGGGAGCTGAAACCGGAGACCGTCAACGCCTGTTGGAAGAACTTGTGGAGCGGAGTCGTGAACGATTGCAAAGACTTCCCGGAGATCGACGGGGACGTCCGGAAAATCATCATCACAGCAAAACAGTTCGAGGGAGAAGGGTTTGCCGGCGGCCTCGATGAAGGCTCGACAGAACATGCCGAGTCCCATCAAGCAGCATTGATGGATGAGAAGTTGAGAGAACTCGGTCAGTCGTTCACGGcgatgaaggaggaagaggaggaatccGACGGAGAGTCGCCCAGGTGGACAATGCAGAGATTTGCCGAAGTGTTTCAGATCGCGCAGACGCTGACGGACAAAATTATGGAGTACGACCCGTGCCTGGAGCGCAGCACCAAAGTCCTCCGCTTGATCACGAAAGGGTTGCAGCCTCTGCAGCATCACTTCGACGAgctgaaaaggaaaagagaacGGCTTCGTATTCCAGCGTCCTTCCAAAAGGTTTTGGCCAACGAACCTTCAGCCGTCGAGGATCCCCAGCCGTTGACATCATCTGCGTCGGACATCCAACCGCTGGCAACACCGTGA
- the hsbp1 gene encoding heat shock factor-binding protein 1 isoform X1 produces the protein MAETDSKTVQELTAVVQTLLQQMQDKFQTMSDQIIGRIDDMSCRIDDLEKNIADLMTQAGVEELEGENKAAPAKNSTCNNNL, from the exons atGGCGGAGACGGACTCCAAGACCGTGCAGGAACTCACCGCcgtg GTGCAGACGCTGCTGCAACAGATGCAGGACAAATTCCAGACCATGTCGGACCAGATCATCGGCCGCA TTGACGACATGAGCTGCCGTATTGACGACCTGGAGAAAAACATTGCCGACCTCATGACCCAGGCCGGAGTGGAGGAACTGGAAGGGGAAAACAAGGCGGCTCCAGCCAAGAATTCAA CTTGCAATAATAATCTGTGA
- the hsbp1 gene encoding heat shock factor-binding protein 1 isoform X2, giving the protein MAETDSKTVQELTAVVQTLLQQMQDKFQTMSDQIIGRIDDMSCRIDDLEKNIADLMTQAGVEELEGENKAAPAKNSSEDVK; this is encoded by the exons atGGCGGAGACGGACTCCAAGACCGTGCAGGAACTCACCGCcgtg GTGCAGACGCTGCTGCAACAGATGCAGGACAAATTCCAGACCATGTCGGACCAGATCATCGGCCGCA TTGACGACATGAGCTGCCGTATTGACGACCTGGAGAAAAACATTGCCGACCTCATGACCCAGGCCGGAGTGGAGGAACTGGAAGGGGAAAACAAGGCGGCTCCAGCCAAGAATTCAAGTGAGGATGTGAAATGA